A window of the Brassica napus cultivar Da-Ae chromosome C5, Da-Ae, whole genome shotgun sequence genome harbors these coding sequences:
- the LOC106372555 gene encoding WEB family protein At3g13190 isoform X2 gives MAKIEALLELEEAKKTVEHLNHKLEIRNKSDEKGLALRSISSNVRDVTSELGIAKELLQRVVAQEESRQDLDVSSSNNVIVVTSELGFAKESLHRAAEEESGLCLLMESLKLELENVKKEHSELKEKEQRETEQAVEELKKEAEEAKRELLQLEEELIKIALKEAQEAKAVEEHEAEECLNNVQESCGGGLSETEALRACRDETLKKLEMSEKEIEDIKAATQEALKKAEMAEEATIVVDAELKRRRKAASRMWAKSFPSAKEVDKSKSRSKETCLVKC, from the coding sequence ATGGCGAAGATTGAGGCTTTGTTAGAGCTTGAGGAAGCTAAAAAAACGGTTGAGCATCTCAATCACAAGCTGGAGATTAGGAATAAGAGTGATGAGAAAGGTTTAGCTTTGAGAAGTATTAGTAGTAATGTGAGAGACGTGACTTCAGAGCTAGGCATTGCTAAAGAATTGCTTCAAAGAGTAGTAGCTCAAGAGGAGAGTCGTCAGGACTTAGATGTGAGTAGTAGTAATAATGTGATAGTTGTGACTTCTGAGCTAGGCTTTGCTAAGGAATCACTTCATAGAGCAGCTGAAGAGGAGAGTGGACTGTGTTTGTTAATGGAGTCTCTCAAGCTCGAGCTTGAAAACGTTAAGAAAGAGCATTCAGAGCTTAAGGAGAAAGAGCAGAGAGAAACGGAACAAGCCGTTGAGGAGCTGAAGaaggaagctgaagaagcaaAGAGGGAGCTTTTGCAGTTAGAGGAAGAGCTCATCAAGATCGCTCTTAAGGAGGCCCAAGAAGCAAAAGCTGTAGAGGAACACGAAGCTGAGGAATGTCTAAACAACGTTCAAGAAAGTTGTGGTGGTGGATTAAGTGAGACGGAAGCATTGAGAGCATGCAGAGATGAAACACTCAAGAAACTAGAGATGAGCGAGAAGGAGATTGAAGATATCAAAGCAGCAACGCAAGAGGCGTtgaagaaggcagagatggcTGAGGAAGCTACAATTGTGGTGGACGCAGAGCTTAAAAGACGGCGTAAGGCAGCTAGTAGGATGTGGGCTAAGTCGTTTCCCTCTGCAAAGGAAGTGGACAAGTCGAAATCGAGATCCAAAGAGACTTGTTTAGTCAAGTGTTAG
- the LOC106372555 gene encoding WEB family protein At3g13190 isoform X1, with protein sequence MATFHSVQHAVKLFNAGLPCGEHLNKRQEQEVLVEETDVNKLKAKIKNAEMAKIEALLELEEAKKTVEHLNHKLEIRNKSDEKGLALRSISSNVRDVTSELGIAKELLQRVVAQEESRQDLDVSSSNNVIVVTSELGFAKESLHRAAEEESGLCLLMESLKLELENVKKEHSELKEKEQRETEQAVEELKKEAEEAKRELLQLEEELIKIALKEAQEAKAVEEHEAEECLNNVQESCGGGLSETEALRACRDETLKKLEMSEKEIEDIKAATQEALKKAEMAEEATIVVDAELKRRRKAASRMWAKSFPSAKEVDKSKSRSKETCLVKC encoded by the exons ATGGCTACTTTTCATTCTGTTCAACATGCAGTGAAGCTCTTCAACGCTGGTTTACCTTGTGGAGAACATCTCAACAAGAGGCAAGAACAG GAAGTGTTGGTGGAAGAGACAGATGTTAACAAGTTGAAGGCGAAAATAAAGAATGCAGAGATGGCGAAGATTGAGGCTTTGTTAGAGCTTGAGGAAGCTAAAAAAACGGTTGAGCATCTCAATCACAAGCTGGAGATTAGGAATAAGAGTGATGAGAAAGGTTTAGCTTTGAGAAGTATTAGTAGTAATGTGAGAGACGTGACTTCAGAGCTAGGCATTGCTAAAGAATTGCTTCAAAGAGTAGTAGCTCAAGAGGAGAGTCGTCAGGACTTAGATGTGAGTAGTAGTAATAATGTGATAGTTGTGACTTCTGAGCTAGGCTTTGCTAAGGAATCACTTCATAGAGCAGCTGAAGAGGAGAGTGGACTGTGTTTGTTAATGGAGTCTCTCAAGCTCGAGCTTGAAAACGTTAAGAAAGAGCATTCAGAGCTTAAGGAGAAAGAGCAGAGAGAAACGGAACAAGCCGTTGAGGAGCTGAAGaaggaagctgaagaagcaaAGAGGGAGCTTTTGCAGTTAGAGGAAGAGCTCATCAAGATCGCTCTTAAGGAGGCCCAAGAAGCAAAAGCTGTAGAGGAACACGAAGCTGAGGAATGTCTAAACAACGTTCAAGAAAGTTGTGGTGGTGGATTAAGTGAGACGGAAGCATTGAGAGCATGCAGAGATGAAACACTCAAGAAACTAGAGATGAGCGAGAAGGAGATTGAAGATATCAAAGCAGCAACGCAAGAGGCGTtgaagaaggcagagatggcTGAGGAAGCTACAATTGTGGTGGACGCAGAGCTTAAAAGACGGCGTAAGGCAGCTAGTAGGATGTGGGCTAAGTCGTTTCCCTCTGCAAAGGAAGTGGACAAGTCGAAATCGAGATCCAAAGAGACTTGTTTAGTCAAGTGTTAG
- the BNAC05G40230D gene encoding uncharacterized protein BNAC05G40230D — translation MEFREKLLKFKLQIVFAFVFSFVTVALVTYSPGFLTVVSYFWPLVLSTALFLTAVFFFARTSDLPTSSTLSGDGSGLIVAAEGILDYVVGGQHEETLFDSFTKLD, via the coding sequence ATGGAGTTCCGGGAGAAGCTCTTAAAGTTCAAGTTACAAATAGTCTTCGCCTTCGTTTTCTCCTTCGTCACCGTCGCTCTCGTCACTTATTCTCCCGGTTTTCTCACTGTTGTATCTTACTTCTGGCCTCTAGTTCTCTCCACCGCCCTCTTTCTAACCGCAGTTTTCTTCTTCGCAAGGACCTCCGACCTTCCGACGTCATCTACCCTCTCCGGCGATGGCTCCGGCTTAATAGTGGCGGCAGAGGGGATCCTAGACTACGTCGTCGGCGGACAACACGAAGAAACTCTCTTTGATAGCTTCACTAAACTCGACTAG
- the LOC106372553 gene encoding protein CWC15 homolog isoform X1: protein MTTAARPTWAPAKGGNEQGGARIFGASQKYSSRDVAAHTTLKPRREGQHTQEEVEKKNLRDELEERERRHFSSKDKSYTDDRDRRRGNQLLLEGSKRDPEDRIVPRSVDADDSDVDLKSDDDDSDDESDDDDEDDTEALMAELDQIKKERVEERLRKEKQQQMEELNAKEEELLKGNPLLNNAPTSFSVKRRWDDDVVFKNQARGEMKAPKRFINDTIRNDFHRKFLHRYMK from the exons atGACGACTGCAGCTAGGCCAACGTGGGCTCCGGCCAAGGGAGGTAACGAGCAGGGCGGTGCTCGTATTTTCGGCGCTTCTCAGAAGTATTCGTCTCGCGATGTCGCCGCTCACACCACTCTAAAGCCAag GAGGGAAGGGCAACACACGCAAGAGGaagtggagaagaagaatcttCGTGATGAGCTTGAAGAGCGTGAGAGGAGGCACTTCTCTTCCAAAGACAAATCTTACACTG ATGATAGAGATCGCAGGAGAGGGAATCAGCTACTCCTGGAAG GCTCTAAAAGGGACCCTGAAGATCGGATTGTTCCTCGCAGTGTAGATGCTGATGATTCTGATGTTGATCTCaaaagtgatgatgatgatag TGATGAtgaaagtgatgatgatgacgaggACGACACTGAAGCTCTCATGGCTGAACTCGACCAGATTAAGAAAGAAAGAGTGGAGGAGAGGCtcaggaag GAAAAGCAGCAGCAGATGGAGGAGCTAAAcgccaaagaagaagaacttcTCAAAGGAAACCCACTGCTTAACAACGCTCCAACTTCGTTTAGCGTCAAAAGGAG GTGGGATGACGATGTGGTATTCAAGAATCAGGCTCGTGGTGAGATGAAAGCACCTAAGCGCTTCATCAATGATACAATAAGGAATGACTTCCACAGAAAATTCCTGCACAGATATATGAAGTGA